Proteins from one Impatiens glandulifera chromosome 2, dImpGla2.1, whole genome shotgun sequence genomic window:
- the LOC124927912 gene encoding deoxynucleoside triphosphate triphosphohydrolase SAMHD1 homolog, translating to MGTWYNREPPPSISYISSSSSMEEEERLFSKSVHDNVHGNIYLDPLSLKFVDTEQFQRLRDLKQLGVAFMVYPGAVHSRFEHSLGVYWLAGEAIQRLAKYQGAELGIDRFDIQTVKLAGLLHDVGHGPYSHMFEKEFLPRVLNGSKWSHEEMSLKMIDHIVDMHHIEIDPESLKKAKEMIVASCGNGLPVRSKEKCFLYDIVANGRNGIDVDKFDYIVRDSRACGLGCNFQFERLLETMKVVDDEICYRAKEYLTIHKLFASRADLHRTVYTHAKVKAIELMIVDALEKANDYLQIESFITDPAEYWKLDDTIIKTIEVSPNQELKEARDIILRIRRRDLYQFCNEFSVPKERLEYFKDITCKDIICSQKSGSVTLKEEDIAVTNVKIDLTRERNNPIERIKFFKDYDSTEKFSIQDDRISHLLPGSYQDMIVRVYSKKPELVVAVSEAFENFQLKTYGVKTQVHETPEKKRRRRSNY from the exons ATGGGAACTTGGTACAACCGCGAACCTCCTCCGAGCATCAGCTACATTTCTTCGTCGTCGTCAATGGAAGAGGAGGAGCGTCTATTCTCAAAGTCTGTTCACGATAATGTCCACGGAAACATCTACCTCGATCCG CTTTCCTTGAAGTTTGTTGACACTGAGCAGTTTCAGAG GCTTCGTGATCTCAAGCAACTCG GTGTTGCATTCATGGTATATCCTGGAGCAGTGCACTCGCGGTTTGAACACTCACTTGGGGTATATTGGCTAGCTGGTGAAGCCATTCAAAGATTAGCAAAATACCAA GGGGCAGAGCTAGGAATTGATCGTTTTGATATACAGACTGTAAAACTTGCTG GTTTGTTACATGATGTGGGTCATGGCCCATACAGTCATATGTTTGAGAAAGAGTTTCTTCCCAGGGTTCTTAATGGATCCAAATG GTCTCATGAAGAGATGTCCTTGAAGATGATTGACCATATTGTTGATATGCACCACATTGAGATTGATCCCGAATCCCTGAAGAAAGCAAAG GAAATGATTGTTGCTAGCTGTGGAAATGGACTTCCAGTG AGATCCAAAGAGAAGTGTTTCTTATATGACATTGTAGCAAATGGAAGAAATGGAATAGATGTAGACAA ATTTGATTACATAGTTCGTGACTCTCGGGCATGCGGTCTTGGTTGCAATTTCCAGTTTGAAAG GTTGTTAGAGACAATGAAAGTGGTTGATGATGAGATATGTTATCGTGCCAAAGAGT ATTTAACCATTCACAAACTGTTCGCCTCTCGAGCTGATCTACACCGGACAGTTTATACACACGCAAAAGTCAAG GCAATAGAACTCATGATAGTGGATGCCCTAGAAAAAGCAAATGACTACCTTCAAATTGAGTCTTTTATTACTGATCCAGCTGAATATTGGAAG TTGGATGacacaataataaaaacaattgaaGTTTCTCCTAACCAAGAGCTTAAGGAAGCAAGAGATATAATCCTTCGTATTCGTAGAAGGGATCTATACCAG TTCTGCAATGAGTTTTCTGTTCCAAAAGAAAGGCTGGAATATTTCAAAGACATCACTTGTAAAGATATCATTTGCTCCCAG AAAAGTGGCAGTGTTACTCTGAAAGAAGAAGACATTGCTGTCACTAATGTCAAAATTGACTTGACCCGGGAAAGAAATAATCCTATTGAAAG AATCAAATTCTTCAAG GATTATGACAGCACCGAGAAATTCAGTATCCAGGATGACCGTATCAGTCACCTGTTGCCAGGATCTTATCAAGACATGATTGTCAGAGTTTACTCCAAGAAGCCAGAATTG GTTGTAGCTGTCTCTGAGGCCTTTGAGAATTTCCAGTTGAAGACATATGGGGTGAAAACCCAAGTACATGAAACACCGGAAAAGAAGAGGCGTCGTCGATCCAATTACTGA
- the LOC124928111 gene encoding uncharacterized protein At4g28440-like, whose product MADQKKKQPLFVKVDQLLPQAEGFSITVKVVNSKVIVPRGRGDGNAPRQSRMAECLVGDETGMIIFTARNDQVDLMKAGETVILRNAKVDMFKSSMRLAVDRSGRVEATDAADFTVKEDSNLSLIEFERIDMML is encoded by the exons ATGGCTGATCAGAAGAAGAAGCAACCACTCTTTGTCAAAGTTGATCAGCTTCTTCCCCAAGCTGAAGGGTTTAGCATCACAGTTAAGGTTGTTAACTCCAAGGTAATAGTGCCAAGGGGCCGTGGTGATGGAAATGCTCCTCGCCAATCACGTATGGCAGAGTGCTTAGTGGGGGATGAAACTGGAATGATTATCTTCACAGCCAGGAATGATCAAG TGGATTTGATGAAAGCGGGTGAAACAGTGATCCTGCGCAATGCAAAGGTTGACATGTTCAAGTCGTCGATGAGGCTCGCAGTTGACAGGTCTGGACGTGTTGAAGCCACTGATGCTGCTGATTTCACTGTGAAGGAAGATAGCAATTTGTCACTCATCGAGTTTGAACGTATTGATATGATGCTGTAG